The Micromonospora krabiensis genome window below encodes:
- a CDS encoding ABC transporter substrate-binding protein: MSVSPRRLRAGALALATLAIISTGACSAGGSGGNANGGAAKTLTVNTSFVLKTLDPGRVYEATGLTAVHALYDTLLTLKGSDVSKPVPALAESYEASPDAKTFTFKLRSGVTFSDGSPLTADDVVFSLNRLKNIKGSPAVTVSGLTVSKTDDTTVVVTSDTANPNVPVVLAMPSTGVVNAKVAREHGAKDGADAAQGDTAQQYLDTTSIGSGPYVLKSYDPSSQVVLEANPKYWGTKPQFGRVVLRNMDVQTQKLTMQRAEAAEISLDISGKLLDGLPDTLLTSGVQDTVYFLFLNADPAVSPVAANPTFNQALRAAIDYQGVAALYGKGAAPGAGLVAPAFAGALPAAEESKRDVARAKALLAGAGLANPTVKFTYPAITYKGVDLGTVATKVQGDAAEAGIKLELNPQPLTTFLDEMRSGKSALGFTPQSLNYPVADSLINNMAPGQATALRSGWTLDRADPAVVAAGKKVTETLDLAARAAAMQEWQRLMNASSPYIVLASNSSIVVATADLTGTDYTAAGWQVDLAAVGRK, encoded by the coding sequence ATGTCGGTGTCCCCCCGCCGGCTCCGCGCCGGAGCGCTCGCTCTGGCGACGCTGGCCATCATCTCCACCGGCGCGTGCAGCGCCGGCGGCAGCGGCGGAAACGCGAACGGTGGCGCGGCGAAGACCCTCACCGTGAACACCTCGTTCGTGCTCAAGACCCTCGACCCCGGTCGGGTCTACGAAGCGACCGGCCTGACCGCCGTGCATGCCCTCTACGACACGCTGCTCACGTTGAAGGGCTCGGACGTGAGCAAGCCCGTGCCCGCGCTCGCCGAGTCGTACGAGGCGTCGCCGGACGCGAAGACGTTCACCTTCAAGCTGCGGTCGGGGGTCACCTTCTCCGACGGCAGCCCGCTCACCGCCGACGACGTCGTCTTCTCGCTCAACCGGCTGAAGAACATCAAGGGCAGCCCCGCCGTCACCGTCAGCGGTCTGACCGTCAGCAAGACCGACGACACCACCGTCGTCGTCACCTCCGACACCGCCAACCCGAACGTTCCGGTGGTGCTCGCGATGCCCTCCACCGGCGTGGTCAACGCCAAGGTCGCGCGCGAACACGGCGCCAAGGACGGCGCCGACGCCGCGCAGGGCGACACCGCGCAGCAGTACCTGGACACCACCTCCATCGGCAGTGGCCCGTACGTGCTGAAGTCGTACGACCCGTCGTCGCAGGTGGTGCTGGAGGCCAACCCGAAGTACTGGGGCACCAAGCCGCAGTTCGGACGGGTGGTGCTGCGCAACATGGACGTGCAGACCCAGAAGCTCACCATGCAGCGCGCCGAGGCCGCCGAGATCTCCCTCGACATCTCCGGCAAGCTCCTCGACGGCCTGCCGGACACGCTGCTGACCTCCGGCGTGCAGGACACCGTCTACTTCCTGTTCCTCAACGCCGACCCGGCCGTCTCGCCGGTCGCCGCGAACCCGACGTTCAACCAGGCCCTGCGGGCCGCCATCGACTACCAGGGCGTCGCCGCCCTCTACGGCAAGGGCGCCGCACCCGGCGCCGGGCTGGTCGCACCCGCCTTCGCCGGCGCGCTGCCCGCCGCCGAGGAGTCCAAGCGGGACGTGGCCCGCGCCAAGGCGCTGCTCGCCGGGGCCGGCCTCGCCAACCCCACGGTGAAGTTCACCTACCCGGCCATCACCTACAAGGGCGTCGACCTCGGCACGGTCGCCACCAAGGTGCAGGGCGACGCCGCCGAGGCCGGTATCAAGCTGGAGCTGAACCCGCAGCCGCTGACGACCTTCCTCGACGAGATGCGCAGCGGGAAATCGGCCCTGGGCTTCACCCCGCAGAGCCTCAACTACCCGGTCGCCGACTCGCTGATCAACAACATGGCGCCGGGCCAGGCCACCGCGCTGCGCTCCGGCTGGACGCTCGACCGGGCCGACCCGGCCGTGGTGGCCGCGGGCAAGAAGGTCACCGAGACCCTCGACCTGGCCGCCCGGGCCGCCGCCATGCAGGAGTGGCAGCGGCTGATGAACGCCTCCTCGCCGTACATCGTCCTGGCCAGCAACTCCTCCATCGTCGTGGCCACCGCCGACCTGACCGGCACCGACTACACCGCCGCCGGCTGGCAGGTCGACCTCGCCGCGGTCGGCCGCAAGTAA
- a CDS encoding cupin domain-containing protein, with protein MLGDRLRDLRQQHSLTLRQLATAADVSPALLSQIENGATDPSLATLRKLAQVFDTSIAALFSEPEAPPVHISRAGARSRLAAPPGQITYERLTPGRGDLEVLQAHLAPGDASSAEPWAHPSTECAIVVSGEVVAEIGGESYPIAAGEAVTFDSRLAHLYRNATDQPAHLIIAVTPPTP; from the coding sequence ATGCTCGGTGACCGGCTCCGCGACCTGCGCCAGCAGCACTCGCTCACGCTGCGCCAGCTCGCCACAGCCGCCGACGTGTCACCCGCGCTGCTCAGCCAGATCGAGAACGGCGCGACCGACCCCAGCCTGGCCACCCTGCGGAAACTCGCCCAGGTCTTCGACACCTCCATCGCGGCGCTGTTCTCCGAACCCGAGGCGCCCCCGGTGCACATCAGCCGGGCCGGTGCGCGCAGCCGGCTGGCCGCTCCCCCGGGCCAGATCACCTACGAGCGGCTCACCCCCGGCCGGGGCGACCTGGAGGTCCTCCAGGCCCACCTCGCCCCCGGCGACGCCAGCTCCGCCGAGCCGTGGGCCCACCCGTCGACCGAGTGCGCCATCGTCGTCAGCGGCGAGGTCGTCGCCGAGATCGGCGGCGAGTCGTACCCGATCGCCGCCGGCGAGGCCGTCACCTTCGACTCGCGCCTGGCCCACCTCTACCGCAACGCCACCGACCAGCCCGCCCACCTGATCATCGCGGTGACCCCGCCGACCCCCTGA
- a CDS encoding outer membrane protein assembly factor BamB family protein, with protein sequence MAGRLRSPGTYLAAVVALAAPVLAAAPPAAAAGTGVTVSGYVYDDTDGDGHRDPLERGVENVVVSDGRTLVSTDRKGHYQINVDPDRRRTDLVWVSQPAGYVLPTDADSQPRFFATVAPDAAGNAVADFALLKDARANDTDYKFVGMADVHVQAGTTNNRQRFSDQISQINGLVASAGASPQARKVTPRFAVVSGDLTNNGTAAEFGDYRASVRTSTLPVWPALGNHEYNVQLGNTYADIIENYRTYIGPEWYSFNYGDKHYVVLDGVNGLGEADQLTWLAEDLRLARGRHVVVITHVPLNTALSANPAVSARYIGLFEQYDTALLLAGHTHTNDVDDAVIDGALHAVTNSASYTIDGTPNGFRVVQFAADKVSIPFREFDVKQRSVTLVQPADGGQLPRAKTTVQVNTFHTSSDVKEVAVRLNNETKWRKLTAAGDRTWTAAFDASKLALGKHRMQARVTQTDGTEQTADATFEVVATVTAPVTGTAWSQFHSDAGHSGTTPDVLAPPLGLAWAHHTGGSILTSSPAIAGALAYVGVRDENGTAHNGVAALDVKTGQQRWWAATDAQVDGSVAVSGDTVLASSIRGTLYGLDAASGGVRWTFKVGESAGLNEPRRAWMYSAPTVSGDTVYQAYSIADGMHVAALDVRTGAQRWVSGVVGSTWISKGTVVAGEGRVFALAQGGQVTALDAATGAVQWQKNPGGSWTYASATVTNGLLLRPFSGDYLVAMDAATGTEKWRYRSPGASYIYGTSTASTPAVAGGLAYQGFTDGSVTAIDLATGTAKWTQRTGHAVLSSPAVSGDTVYVGSNDGRVRGFDRNTGQPLWSYDLGAWVASSPAVSGNALVVGAWDGGVYAFTPASGPAVPRWSVIEGAVTSDGEAAAGAQVLVRSTADHKVLAQTTTGADGRFSTALPGGTYDVQTLIRGHAPASRTVTLAANGARADGSLTLSRLTEPVAGLTDLPADYGTASTRTDTMLGTTYGYVANGKISASIVPTVAGNNAAGTAQPGWLADLTLADENGSEFIDWSEHTLTTAKPGAPDWNRPGEWLSLPQITASGDTVTAAGSAQIDPNLKAKLAYRALPDAPVVEMTLELTNSGTTDFTGYYQYAIDPDSPVSSNDVARVPGLSNNNPGYVASGWTANYLYDGPTTTTSGGPAQGLAWPAAQPPVTLSAQGYVAGLWFDASVQAGGTRTIRWYHITDYPAAGSDPTAAIAAWAAKVA encoded by the coding sequence GTGGCCGGAAGGCTTCGAAGTCCAGGCACCTACCTCGCGGCGGTGGTGGCGCTGGCCGCTCCCGTCCTCGCGGCGGCGCCACCCGCGGCGGCCGCGGGGACCGGCGTGACCGTCAGCGGCTACGTCTACGACGACACCGACGGTGACGGCCACCGCGACCCGTTGGAGCGCGGCGTGGAGAACGTCGTCGTCTCCGACGGCCGCACGCTGGTCAGCACCGACCGCAAGGGCCATTACCAGATCAACGTCGACCCGGACCGGCGGCGCACCGACCTGGTCTGGGTGAGCCAGCCCGCCGGGTACGTGCTGCCCACCGACGCCGACTCGCAGCCGCGCTTCTTCGCCACGGTGGCGCCGGACGCGGCCGGCAACGCCGTGGCCGACTTCGCGCTGCTGAAGGACGCCCGCGCCAACGACACCGACTACAAGTTCGTCGGGATGGCCGACGTGCACGTGCAGGCCGGTACGACCAACAACCGGCAGCGCTTCTCCGACCAGATCAGCCAGATCAACGGCCTCGTGGCCAGCGCCGGGGCCAGCCCGCAGGCCCGCAAGGTGACCCCCCGCTTCGCGGTGGTCTCCGGCGACCTGACCAACAACGGCACGGCGGCGGAGTTCGGGGACTACCGGGCCTCGGTCCGCACCTCGACGCTGCCGGTCTGGCCCGCCCTCGGCAACCACGAGTACAACGTCCAACTCGGCAACACCTACGCCGACATCATCGAGAACTACCGGACCTACATCGGCCCGGAGTGGTACTCGTTCAACTACGGCGACAAGCACTACGTCGTGCTCGACGGCGTCAACGGCCTCGGCGAGGCCGACCAGCTGACCTGGCTCGCCGAGGACCTGCGGCTGGCGCGCGGCCGGCACGTCGTGGTGATCACCCACGTCCCGCTGAACACCGCGCTGTCGGCCAACCCGGCGGTGAGCGCCCGCTACATCGGACTGTTCGAGCAGTACGACACCGCACTCCTGCTGGCCGGCCACACGCACACCAACGACGTCGACGACGCCGTCATCGACGGGGCGCTGCACGCCGTCACCAACTCCGCGTCGTACACCATCGACGGCACGCCGAACGGCTTCCGGGTCGTGCAGTTCGCCGCCGACAAGGTGTCGATCCCCTTCCGGGAGTTCGACGTCAAGCAGCGGTCGGTGACGCTGGTGCAGCCCGCCGACGGCGGCCAGCTGCCCCGCGCGAAGACCACCGTGCAGGTGAACACCTTCCACACGAGCAGCGACGTGAAGGAGGTGGCCGTCCGGCTCAACAACGAGACGAAGTGGCGCAAGCTGACGGCGGCCGGCGACCGCACCTGGACCGCGGCGTTCGACGCCAGCAAGCTGGCGCTGGGCAAGCACCGGATGCAGGCGCGGGTCACCCAGACCGACGGCACGGAGCAGACCGCCGACGCCACCTTCGAGGTGGTCGCCACCGTGACCGCCCCGGTCACCGGGACGGCCTGGAGCCAGTTCCACTCCGACGCCGGCCACAGCGGCACCACGCCGGACGTGCTGGCGCCCCCACTCGGTCTCGCCTGGGCGCACCACACCGGCGGCAGCATCCTCACCTCCTCGCCGGCGATCGCCGGCGCTCTGGCGTACGTGGGCGTGCGGGACGAGAACGGCACCGCCCACAACGGTGTGGCCGCACTCGACGTCAAGACCGGCCAGCAACGCTGGTGGGCGGCCACCGACGCGCAGGTCGACGGCTCGGTCGCGGTGTCCGGCGACACCGTGCTGGCCAGCTCGATCCGCGGCACGCTCTACGGGCTCGACGCCGCGTCCGGCGGGGTGCGCTGGACGTTCAAGGTCGGCGAGTCGGCGGGGCTGAACGAGCCACGCCGGGCCTGGATGTACTCCGCGCCGACCGTCTCCGGCGACACCGTCTACCAGGCGTACTCGATCGCCGACGGCATGCACGTCGCCGCGCTGGACGTCCGCACCGGCGCGCAGCGCTGGGTCAGCGGCGTGGTCGGCAGCACCTGGATCTCCAAGGGCACCGTGGTGGCCGGCGAGGGCCGGGTCTTCGCGCTGGCGCAGGGCGGGCAGGTGACCGCGCTCGACGCGGCGACCGGCGCCGTCCAGTGGCAGAAGAACCCGGGCGGCAGCTGGACGTACGCCTCCGCCACCGTCACCAACGGACTGCTCCTGCGCCCGTTCTCCGGTGACTACCTGGTCGCCATGGACGCCGCCACCGGCACCGAGAAGTGGCGCTACCGCAGCCCGGGCGCGTCGTACATCTACGGCACCTCCACCGCCTCGACCCCGGCCGTGGCCGGCGGGCTGGCCTACCAGGGCTTCACCGACGGCAGCGTCACCGCCATCGACCTGGCCACCGGCACCGCCAAGTGGACCCAGCGCACCGGACACGCCGTGCTCTCCTCCCCCGCGGTCAGCGGCGACACCGTCTACGTCGGCTCCAACGACGGGCGGGTCCGCGGGTTCGACCGCAACACCGGCCAGCCGCTGTGGTCGTACGACCTCGGGGCCTGGGTGGCGTCGTCACCGGCGGTCTCCGGCAACGCCCTCGTCGTCGGCGCCTGGGACGGCGGCGTCTACGCCTTCACGCCGGCCTCCGGGCCGGCGGTGCCCCGGTGGTCGGTCATCGAGGGCGCGGTGACCTCGGACGGCGAAGCCGCCGCGGGTGCGCAGGTGCTGGTCCGGTCGACCGCCGACCACAAGGTGCTCGCGCAGACCACCACCGGCGCCGACGGCCGCTTCTCCACGGCGCTGCCGGGCGGCACGTACGACGTGCAGACGCTGATCCGCGGGCACGCCCCGGCCAGCCGAACGGTCACCCTGGCGGCGAACGGCGCGCGCGCCGACGGTTCGCTCACCCTGAGCCGGCTCACCGAGCCGGTCGCCGGGCTGACGGACCTGCCGGCCGACTACGGGACGGCGAGCACCCGCACCGACACGATGCTCGGCACCACGTACGGCTACGTCGCCAACGGGAAGATCAGCGCGTCGATCGTCCCCACGGTGGCGGGCAACAACGCGGCCGGCACCGCCCAGCCGGGGTGGCTCGCCGACCTGACGCTCGCCGACGAGAACGGCAGCGAGTTCATCGACTGGAGCGAGCACACGCTCACCACGGCCAAGCCCGGCGCACCGGACTGGAACCGTCCCGGTGAGTGGCTCAGCCTGCCGCAGATCACCGCCTCCGGCGACACCGTCACCGCGGCCGGCAGCGCGCAGATCGACCCGAACCTGAAGGCGAAGCTGGCGTACCGGGCCCTGCCCGACGCGCCGGTGGTGGAGATGACGTTGGAGCTGACGAACTCCGGCACCACCGACTTCACCGGCTACTACCAGTACGCCATCGACCCGGACTCGCCGGTGAGCAGCAACGACGTCGCCCGCGTGCCCGGCCTGTCGAACAACAATCCGGGCTACGTCGCGTCCGGCTGGACGGCGAACTACCTGTACGACGGGCCGACGACCACCACGTCCGGCGGCCCCGCGCAGGGGCTCGCCTGGCCGGCGGCCCAGCCGCCGGTGACGCTCTCCGCCCAGGGGTACGTCGCCGGCCTCTGGTTCGACGCGTCGGTGCAGGCCGGCGGCACCCGCACCATCCGCTGGTACCACATCACCGACTACCCGGCGGCCGGCTCCGACCCGACCGCGGCCATCGCGGCCTGGGCGGCGAAGGTCGCCTGA
- the sthA gene encoding Si-specific NAD(P)(+) transhydrogenase, which translates to MYDYDLLVLGSGPSGQKAAIAAAKLGRRVGIVDRRDMIGGVCINTGTVPSKTLREAVLYLTGLSQRDLYGSSYRVKEEITVSDLAARTQHVITRQTDVIRNQLARNRVAMITGTGRFADAHTVWVDGGSGRESKVTFDKAIIAAGTRPARPDSVDFDDRTIVDSDGVINLQAVPRSMVVVGAGVIGMEYASMFAALGTKVTVVERRDRMLDFCDEEVVESLKYHLRDLSVTFRFGEEVAAVEKHQTAALCLLKSGKKIAADTVMYSAGRQGQTDDLALPAAGLEADRRGRIPVDAHYRTAVDNIYAVGDVIGFPALASTSMEQGRLAAQHACGEPVREMHGLQPIGIYTIPEISFVGKTEEQLTESSTPFEVGIARYRELARGQIVGDSYGMLKLLVSPDDGRLLGVHVFGTGATEIVHIGQAVMGCGGTVDYLVDTVFNYPTLAEAYKVAALDASNKIRNITRIDG; encoded by the coding sequence GTGTATGACTACGACCTGTTGGTGCTGGGCTCGGGGCCCAGTGGGCAGAAGGCCGCGATCGCCGCCGCGAAGCTGGGCCGGCGGGTCGGCATCGTGGACCGGCGCGACATGATCGGCGGGGTGTGCATCAACACCGGCACGGTCCCGTCCAAGACCCTGCGCGAGGCGGTGCTCTACCTGACCGGGCTGAGCCAGCGCGACCTCTACGGCAGCAGCTACCGGGTCAAGGAGGAGATCACGGTCAGCGACCTGGCCGCCCGGACGCAGCACGTCATCACCCGGCAGACCGACGTCATCCGTAACCAGCTGGCCCGCAACCGGGTCGCGATGATCACGGGCACCGGGCGGTTCGCCGACGCGCACACCGTCTGGGTCGACGGCGGCTCGGGCCGCGAGTCGAAGGTGACGTTCGACAAGGCGATCATCGCGGCCGGCACCCGCCCGGCGCGGCCCGACAGCGTCGACTTCGACGACCGGACCATCGTGGACTCCGACGGGGTCATCAACCTGCAGGCCGTGCCGCGCAGCATGGTGGTGGTCGGCGCGGGCGTGATCGGCATGGAGTACGCGTCGATGTTCGCCGCCCTCGGCACCAAGGTGACCGTGGTGGAGCGCCGCGACCGGATGCTCGACTTCTGCGACGAGGAGGTGGTCGAGTCGCTGAAATACCACCTGCGCGACCTGTCCGTGACGTTCCGCTTCGGCGAGGAGGTGGCGGCGGTGGAGAAGCACCAGACCGCCGCCCTGTGCCTGCTCAAGAGCGGCAAGAAGATCGCCGCGGACACCGTCATGTACTCGGCCGGACGGCAGGGACAGACCGACGACCTGGCGCTGCCCGCGGCCGGGCTGGAGGCCGACCGGCGCGGCCGGATCCCGGTAGACGCCCACTACCGCACGGCCGTCGACAACATCTACGCGGTCGGCGATGTGATCGGCTTCCCGGCGCTGGCGTCCACGTCGATGGAGCAGGGCCGGCTGGCGGCGCAGCACGCCTGCGGCGAGCCGGTGCGCGAGATGCACGGGTTGCAGCCGATCGGCATCTACACCATCCCGGAGATCAGCTTCGTCGGGAAGACCGAGGAGCAGCTGACGGAGAGCTCCACCCCGTTCGAGGTGGGCATCGCCCGCTACCGGGAGCTGGCCCGTGGGCAGATCGTGGGCGACTCGTACGGCATGTTGAAGCTGCTCGTCTCGCCCGACGACGGTCGGCTGCTCGGCGTGCACGTGTTCGGCACCGGCGCCACCGAGATCGTCCACATCGGGCAGGCGGTGATGGGGTGCGGCGGCACGGTCGACTACCTCGTCGACACCGTGTTCAACTATCCGACGCTCGCGGAGGCGTACAAGGTGGCCGCCCTGGACGCCTCCAACAAGATCCGCAACATCACCCGCATCGACGGCTGA
- a CDS encoding MFS transporter: MPDRTGESAPTGAAPRPRRVHHGRGFWLLAYGFAVMMAFSAAPTPLYVLYQQRDGFGPFTVTLVFAAYAVGVVVSLFTVGHLSDQLGRRRLLLPALALNMLAGVVFLLPGIPVVPELLVARFISGISIGVLTATATAYLTELHAAARPGASRRRADLVGAAANIGGIGLGPLVAGLLAEYAPHPLATPFVVFEVLLTLGLVGAALLPETVSRVPLRYRPQRVAVPAASRRTYLAACATGFVSFAVFGLFTSLAPGFLVGTLHQRSHAVAGLVAFAVFASGVAGQVLTLRSALGRQLRVGLALLAAGLVALVAGVWLPSLALFVVGGVLSGAGAGAVFKGSVATVFSVAPTGARGEALAGLFLGGYGGLAVPVLGLGLATQHLSPRSALIGFAAVLLALLVVAVRPLLAKPRTDQ; this comes from the coding sequence ATGCCGGATCGCACCGGCGAAAGCGCCCCGACCGGGGCGGCCCCACGGCCCCGCCGGGTTCACCACGGCCGGGGCTTCTGGCTGCTGGCGTACGGCTTCGCCGTGATGATGGCGTTCTCCGCCGCGCCGACCCCCCTCTACGTGCTCTACCAGCAGCGCGACGGGTTCGGGCCGTTCACGGTGACGCTGGTCTTCGCCGCGTACGCCGTCGGTGTGGTGGTCAGCCTCTTCACCGTCGGCCACCTCTCCGACCAGCTCGGGCGGCGACGCCTGCTGCTGCCGGCCCTGGCCCTGAACATGCTGGCCGGCGTGGTGTTCCTGCTCCCCGGCATCCCGGTGGTGCCGGAGCTGCTGGTGGCACGGTTCATCTCCGGGATCAGCATCGGCGTGCTGACCGCGACCGCCACCGCGTACCTCACCGAACTGCACGCCGCCGCGCGGCCCGGCGCCTCCCGGCGGCGGGCCGACTTGGTCGGCGCGGCCGCCAACATCGGCGGCATCGGGTTGGGGCCGCTGGTGGCCGGCCTCCTCGCCGAGTACGCCCCACACCCGCTGGCCACGCCGTTCGTGGTGTTCGAGGTGCTGCTGACTCTCGGGCTCGTCGGTGCGGCGCTGCTGCCGGAGACGGTGTCCCGCGTGCCGCTGCGCTACCGGCCGCAGCGCGTCGCGGTGCCCGCGGCGTCGCGCCGGACGTACCTCGCCGCGTGTGCCACCGGGTTCGTCTCCTTCGCCGTCTTCGGCCTGTTCACCTCGCTGGCCCCCGGGTTCCTCGTCGGCACCCTCCACCAGCGGTCGCACGCGGTGGCCGGGCTGGTCGCCTTCGCGGTGTTCGCCTCCGGCGTCGCCGGCCAGGTCCTCACCCTGCGGTCGGCCCTCGGCCGGCAGCTGCGCGTCGGGCTCGCGCTGCTCGCCGCCGGGCTGGTGGCCCTCGTCGCCGGGGTGTGGCTGCCCAGCCTCGCGCTCTTCGTGGTCGGCGGCGTGCTGAGCGGCGCCGGCGCGGGAGCGGTCTTCAAGGGCTCCGTCGCCACGGTGTTCTCGGTGGCCCCGACGGGCGCGCGTGGCGAGGCGCTCGCCGGGCTGTTCCTCGGCGGCTACGGCGGACTGGCGGTGCCGGTGCTCGGCCTCGGCCTGGCCACCCAGCACCTGTCGCCGCGCAGCGCGCTGATCGGCTTCGCCGCCGTCCTGCTGGCCCTGCTCGTCGTGGCCGTGCGACCGCTGCTCGCGAAACCCCGTACGGATCAGTGA
- a CDS encoding LysR family transcriptional regulator, which produces MDLRQMEYVVTVAEEGGFSAAARRLHVVQSAVSGTVRAVERELGAQLFHRTTHRVSLTPAGHAFVAAARTALHAARQVRVAVDLTRGELGGELRVGVMQGVFTGLDEALATFHEQHPGVLIRLRQAPADTIGQSLRDGTLDLAIIALDQPQPRGLTTRLLFEEEMVLVTAASCALPDDRPVTLPEVARLPLVDFTAGWAIRSAVDRAFRAAGVDRSTTFEVNDLLAAADLVRRDLGVCVMPESIAARFPDLTTRRFAEHAPSWTVRVVRPAGEPPPAVAALLRHVR; this is translated from the coding sequence ATGGACCTCCGGCAGATGGAGTACGTCGTCACGGTCGCCGAGGAGGGCGGGTTCAGCGCCGCCGCCCGGCGGCTGCACGTGGTGCAGTCCGCCGTCTCCGGAACGGTCCGGGCGGTGGAGCGCGAGTTGGGCGCCCAACTGTTCCACCGGACCACCCACCGGGTGTCGCTGACCCCGGCCGGCCACGCGTTCGTGGCGGCGGCCCGGACCGCCCTGCACGCCGCCCGGCAGGTCCGCGTCGCCGTCGACCTCACCAGGGGCGAACTGGGCGGCGAGCTTCGCGTCGGCGTCATGCAGGGCGTGTTCACCGGCCTGGACGAGGCGCTGGCCACCTTCCACGAGCAGCACCCGGGCGTGCTGATCCGCCTCCGGCAGGCGCCCGCCGACACGATCGGGCAGTCGCTGCGCGACGGCACGCTCGACCTGGCGATCATCGCGCTGGACCAGCCGCAGCCGCGCGGCCTGACCACCCGCCTGCTGTTCGAGGAGGAGATGGTGCTGGTCACGGCGGCGTCCTGCGCCCTGCCGGACGACCGCCCGGTGACCCTCCCCGAGGTGGCCCGGCTGCCCCTCGTGGACTTCACGGCCGGCTGGGCGATCCGCAGCGCCGTCGATCGGGCCTTCCGCGCCGCCGGGGTCGACCGGAGCACCACCTTCGAGGTGAACGACCTGCTCGCCGCGGCCGACCTCGTCCGCCGCGACCTGGGCGTGTGCGTCATGCCGGAGTCGATCGCCGCCCGCTTCCCCGACCTCACGACGCGGCGGTTCGCCGAGCACGCACCGTCCTGGACCGTCCGGGTGGTCCGCCCGGCCGGTGAGCCACCGCCGGCGGTCGCCGCGCTGCTGCGGCACGTCCGCTGA
- a CDS encoding SEC-C domain-containing protein, protein MPTKNVITSADIADLRRTALGTANPLGVAADLADAVETGRLAEPGDAGDALTLAAEIAEVRARLDAALRYADRAVAAYPTTDDPSAGFARALRARILFRVGGRDDEALAELTALRPLLTEQPEAPSYVSAALDAGNLSRTADEWLSEAAETLLGQRATSTAEPGQTVAAAEPTVEVGPPEAPGVLFFLLQQRHRVRRNLNLPHDRHDDLADRLENQLLRRAAENQGGESDLLFFPRAEFDRLLSEQPGLTDTYGPDWDAHRARLERELVRLTNTGRAGLSVLSATVDGLTGLAGRRGGEPTDPKIRTDYAGELAARPDAKISWPPERNDACWCGSGLKYKKCCLPRSRG, encoded by the coding sequence GTGCCGACGAAGAACGTGATCACCAGCGCCGACATCGCCGACCTGCGCCGCACGGCGCTCGGGACGGCCAACCCGCTCGGCGTCGCCGCCGACCTCGCCGACGCGGTCGAGACCGGCCGCCTCGCGGAACCCGGCGATGCCGGCGACGCACTCACCCTGGCCGCCGAGATCGCCGAGGTCCGGGCCCGGCTCGACGCCGCCCTGCGCTACGCCGACCGGGCCGTCGCCGCCTACCCGACCACCGACGACCCGAGCGCCGGCTTCGCCCGCGCCCTGCGCGCCCGGATCCTGTTCCGGGTCGGCGGCCGGGACGACGAGGCGCTGGCCGAGCTCACCGCGCTGCGTCCGCTGCTCACCGAGCAGCCCGAGGCGCCGTCGTACGTGAGTGCCGCCCTGGACGCCGGGAACCTGTCGAGGACCGCCGACGAGTGGCTCAGCGAGGCCGCCGAGACCCTGCTCGGCCAGCGCGCCACCTCGACCGCCGAGCCCGGGCAGACGGTGGCCGCCGCCGAGCCGACCGTGGAGGTCGGGCCGCCGGAGGCCCCCGGCGTCCTGTTCTTCCTGCTCCAGCAGCGGCACCGGGTGCGCCGCAACCTGAACCTGCCGCACGACCGGCACGACGACCTGGCCGACCGGCTGGAGAACCAGCTCCTGCGCCGGGCCGCCGAGAACCAGGGCGGCGAGTCCGACCTGCTGTTCTTCCCGCGCGCCGAGTTCGACCGCCTGCTGTCCGAGCAGCCCGGCCTGACCGACACGTACGGGCCGGACTGGGACGCGCACCGGGCCCGGCTGGAGCGGGAGCTCGTCCGACTGACCAACACCGGCCGGGCCGGGCTGAGCGTGCTCTCCGCGACGGTGGACGGGCTGACCGGGCTCGCCGGCCGGCGCGGCGGCGAACCGACGGACCCGAAGATCCGCACGGACTACGCGGGCGAGCTCGCCGCCCGCCCCGACGCGAAGATCTCCTGGCCGCCGGAGCGCAACGACGCCTGCTGGTGCGGCTCCGGCCTCAAGTACAAGAAGTGCTGCCTGCCGCGCTCGCGCGGCTGA